In Cercospora beticola chromosome 3, complete sequence, the following proteins share a genomic window:
- a CDS encoding uncharacterized protein (BUSCO:EOG09262B1U): MPSRQDVHYFGAGPAPLPTPVLEEASKALLNYKDTGIGITEISHRSADANEVLANAQSALRQLLDIPESDGPDGYQILFLQGGGSGEFSAVIFNLVSVWVAKQLKDLGGDEEKLKQVVQEQLKLDYFVTGSWSLKASQEAARLLGAEHVNIVTDARKHRDGKFGVIPESSAWTASNGEPALTYYCDNETVDGVEFQSTPTGKNLVADLSSNFLSRPVDVRKHAVIFGGAQKNIGTTGVTIAIVSNAFLPPHAEYAKPEVLRKLGLPIGPIVFDYPAIAKNNSLYNTLPIFDVYIAGQVMQRLLTIHKTQDGQARIAGQAAESNQKASLLYGALDSHPSVYQVVPDKSVRSRMNICFRVKGGDADAEKAFLKGAEDLGLKGLKGHRSVGGMRISNYNAVPVEAAEKLEKYLQEFAKGNQ, encoded by the coding sequence ATGCCTTCTCGACAAGATGTTCACTACTTTGGAGCTGGTCCTGCACCACTTCCAACACCTGTTCTGGAAGAGGCATCTAAAGCTCTACTCAACTACAAAGACACCGGAATTGGCATCACAGAAATTTCCCATCGCAGTGCAGATGCGAACGAAGTTCTTGCAAATGCCCAGAGTGCCCTTCGTCAGCTGCTAGATATTCCGGAATCAGATGGTCCCGATGGCTATCAAATCCTCTTCCTGCAAGGAGGTGGCAGTGGAGAGTTCTCCGCAGTCATCTTCAATCTTGTCTCCGTCTGGGTCGCAAAGCAATTGAAAGATCTGGGaggtgatgaggagaagctgaagcaagTCGTACAAGAGCAAttgaagctagactatttcgTCACTGGCTCCTGGTCTCTCAAAGCATCGCAAGAAGCAGCTCGCCTCTTGGGCGCCGAGCACGTCAATATTGTCACCGATGCGCGCAAACACCGCGATGGAAAATTTGGCGTGATTCCAGAGTCCTCCGCCTGGACAGCTAGCAACGGCGAACCAGCATTGACCTACTACTGTGACAACGAAACCGTCGACGGTGTAGAATTTCAATCCACACCCACAGGCAAGAACCTCGTCGCAGACTTGAGCAGCAACTTCCTCTCCCGTCCCGTCGACGTCCGAAAACACGCTGTCATCTTCGGCGGAGCACAAAAGAACATTGGAACCACAGGCGTTACCATCGCCATTGTCTCCAACGCCTTCTTGCCCCCACACGCCGAATATGCCAAGCCAGAAGTACTGCGCAAACTTGGTCTTCCTATCGGTCCAATCGTCTTCGATTACCCTGCCATCGCGAAGAACAACAGCTTATATAACACTCTCCCCATCTTCGATGTCTACATCGCCGGCCAAGTCATGCAACGCCTCCTCACCATCCACAAAACCCAAGACGGACAAGCGCGTATCGCAGGCCAGGCAGCTGAAAGCAACCAAAAAGCTTCTCTCCTCTATGGAGCGCTGGATAGCCATCCTTCAGTCTACCAAGTCGTTCCAGACAAGAGCGTCCGCAGCAGGATGAACATTTGCTTCCGCGTCAAAGGCGGGGACGCCGATGCCGAGAAGGCTTTCCTCAAAGGTGCAGAAGATCTCGGACTCAAGGGATTGAAAGGTCATCGCAGTGTGGGCGGTATGAGAATTAGCAATTACAATGCTGTTCCTGttgaggcggcggagaagttggagaagtaTCTGCAAGAGTTTGCGAAGGGGAATCAGTAG